Proteins encoded by one window of Roseibium sp. Sym1:
- a CDS encoding DUF805 domain-containing protein — translation MSTSPPSANISPGPLWALLSPIGRISREPYWLCFILIWIVFGIAIRIWWLSSVETPTPESLMAGEYLGTNPLFPVLFFVLQWFELALVIKRLQDIGQSGFLALLIFVPVFNLIMLIFLGIVPSKAEANRHGPVPNSYWRKR, via the coding sequence ATGAGCACCTCTCCTCCAAGCGCGAATATTTCCCCGGGCCCCCTGTGGGCCCTGTTAAGCCCGATCGGCCGCATCAGCCGCGAACCCTATTGGCTGTGCTTCATACTGATCTGGATCGTCTTTGGCATCGCGATCCGGATCTGGTGGTTGTCCTCCGTCGAGACACCGACTCCCGAATCCCTGATGGCCGGCGAATATCTCGGGACCAATCCGCTGTTCCCGGTTCTGTTCTTCGTGCTGCAATGGTTCGAACTGGCCCTGGTGATCAAGCGCTTGCAGGACATCGGCCAAAGCGGTTTTCTGGCGCTGCTGATTTTCGTGCCTGTCTTCAATCTGATCATGCTCATCTTCCTGGGTATCGTTCCGAGCAAGGCCGAAGCCAACCGGCACGGGCCGGTGCCGAACAGTTACTGGCGCAAGCGCTGA
- the dapE gene encoding succinyl-diaminopimelate desuccinylase: protein MPASAVSIAQDLIRCPSVTPAEGGALQALETLLDGAGFKVSRVTFRDTDTPDVENLFASIGSGAPHFVFAGHTDVVPAGAEGDWSHGPFDGVIADGMLYGRGAVDMKGGIAAFAAAALDFVQENGPDFGGTISFLITGDEEGPAVNGTVKLLDWAREQGQVFDACIVGEPTNPEMLGDAIKVGRRGSLSGIVSVRGVQGHVAYPHLADNPVPGLLRLLAALDALKLDDGNDRFQPSNLEIVTVDTGNPAFNVIPARTEARFNIRYNDEWTLDSLKARIRQTLESVDIGNLELGLDFKRDASESFLTKDEALISALSDAVAAVTGRTPELSTGGGTSDARFIKNYCPVVEFGLVGQTMHKVDECVATADLDRLAAVYKSFLGSYFSGAGRI from the coding sequence ATGCCCGCTTCCGCCGTATCCATCGCACAGGACCTGATCCGCTGTCCGTCGGTCACTCCGGCCGAGGGCGGCGCGCTCCAGGCTCTGGAAACCTTGCTGGACGGCGCCGGTTTCAAGGTCAGCCGTGTCACGTTCCGGGACACGGACACACCCGACGTCGAGAACCTCTTTGCCAGTATCGGCAGCGGTGCGCCTCATTTCGTCTTTGCCGGGCACACGGATGTCGTGCCCGCCGGCGCGGAGGGCGACTGGAGCCACGGCCCTTTTGACGGTGTGATTGCCGACGGCATGCTCTATGGACGCGGCGCCGTCGACATGAAGGGCGGGATTGCCGCCTTTGCGGCCGCGGCACTCGATTTCGTTCAGGAAAACGGACCGGATTTCGGTGGAACGATCTCCTTCCTGATCACCGGTGACGAGGAAGGTCCCGCCGTCAACGGCACGGTCAAGCTGCTCGACTGGGCCAGGGAGCAAGGCCAGGTATTCGACGCCTGCATTGTCGGCGAACCAACCAATCCGGAAATGCTTGGGGACGCCATCAAGGTGGGCCGGCGCGGCTCGCTGTCCGGCATCGTCAGCGTCCGGGGAGTGCAGGGACACGTTGCCTATCCGCATCTGGCCGACAATCCAGTACCCGGTCTCCTCCGGCTCCTGGCGGCGCTTGACGCCCTGAAGCTGGACGACGGCAACGACCGTTTTCAGCCGTCCAATCTGGAGATCGTTACCGTCGATACCGGCAACCCGGCGTTCAACGTCATCCCCGCGCGGACCGAGGCGCGTTTCAACATCCGCTACAACGACGAGTGGACGCTTGACAGCCTGAAGGCCAGGATCAGGCAGACGCTGGAAAGTGTCGATATCGGAAATCTTGAATTGGGTCTGGACTTCAAGCGCGATGCAAGTGAATCCTTCCTGACGAAGGACGAGGCTCTCATCAGCGCGCTCTCCGATGCGGTTGCAGCCGTAACCGGCCGCACCCCGGAGCTGTCCACCGGTGGCGGCACGTCCGATGCACGTTTTATTAAGAACTATTGTCCGGTAGTGGAATTCGGCCTTGTCGGGCAGACCATGCACAAGGTCGACGAATGTGTTGCAACCGCCGATCTCGATCGGCTCGCGGCGGTCTACAAAAGCTTCCTGGGCAGCTATTTTTCGGGAGCAGGTCGAATTTGA